A stretch of the Lactuca sativa cultivar Salinas chromosome 9, Lsat_Salinas_v11, whole genome shotgun sequence genome encodes the following:
- the LOC111905064 gene encoding polyphenol oxidase I, chloroplastic: MASLSFTLATPTTSSSPFFSQTTTKQRRLMKTHGKQTHRFQVSCNVSSNNHEKPLPKNPQPQKLILPQTSLDLQNVDRRNLLLGLGGVYSTATLSGLPPAFAEAIKAPFNQPDRPCKDAVSGFDINKKLLRPIDCCPLSKNGPESHFKFPDKSSKTRIRYPLHKLPVGYLDKYMDAIQKMKDLPDSDPRSFNNQAKVHCAYCNGSYTQNGQELQIHNSWLFFPFHRWYLYFYERILGDLIGDSTFGLPYWNWDNPEGMTIPHFFVEKQCNNYKFENGENPLYDKYRDESHLRYELVDLDYSGRNRDLCYDQKEINLATMNRQMMRNAFDATSFFGGKYVAGDEPIPRGDNVVGSVEAGCHTAVHRWVGNPDPKGNKEDMGNFYSAGYDPLFYVHHSNVDRMWTLWKQMGGKEPTDTDWENASYVFYDEKQNPVRVYNKQSVDLSNLKYEYHSSATPWTDRPPRSRCNRPGYPKRNNTKDFPNQKDPPEALTLTDSTVRLRVKRPPASKNRNAEQKKSEKEILCLIGISFDCTEAAKFDVFVNDCDEEQITPCDSENVGSFAAVPHAKGMAMGCKSGMRFSLTELLEETKAEGDESIRVTIVPRTTPGKKVKVTIDAIEIRLIPVLEK, translated from the coding sequence ATGGCTTCTTTGAGCTTTACTTTAGCCACTCCCACCACCTCTTCCTCGCCGTTCTTTTCACAAACAACCACCAAACAACGACGGTTGATGAAGACACATGGGAAGCAAACCCATCGCTTCCAAGTCTCATGCAACGTCTCATCAAATAACCATGAAAAACCACTCCCCAAAAACCCTCAACCACAAAAACTTATACTACCACAAACATCACTCGACTTGCAGAACGTCGACAGAAGGAATTTGCTCCTGGGTCTCGGCGGAGTCTACAGCACCGCCACCTTGTCCGGTCTGCCACCGGCCTTTGCAGAAGCTATCAAGGCTCCGTTCAATCAGCCTGATCGACCATGCAAAGATGCCGTATCCGGCTTCGACATTAATAAAAAGCTACTTAGACCTATTGACTGTTGCCCTCTGTCCAAAAATGGCCCGGAGAGTCATTTCAAGTTCCCTGATAAATCAAGCAAAACTCGCATCAGATATCCACTACACAAACTTCCAGTCGGGTATCTCGATAAATATATGGATGCGATTCAGAAAATGAAGGATCTCCCAGATAGCGACCCACGCAGTTTCAATAACCAAGCTAAAGTTCATTGCGCTTACTGCAATGGCAGTTACACTCAAAACGGTCAAGAACTCCAGATTCACAACTCCTGGCTCTTCTTTCCCTTCCATCGGTGGTACCTTTATTTCTACGAGAGGATACTGGGAGATCTCATTGGTGATTCGACATTCGGGTTACCCTACTGGAACTGGGACAACCCCGAAGGAATGACAATTCCACACTTCTTCGTAGAGAAACAATGTAACAACTATAAGTTCGAAAACGGAGAAAACCCTCTATATGATAAGTATCGGGACGAAAGTCACCTTCGGTATGAATTGGTCGATCTTGACTACTCAGGGAGAAACCGCGACCTGTGTTACGATCAGAAAGAAATCAATCTGGCTACTATGAATAGGCAGATGATGCGCAACGCCTTTGATGCAACAAGCTTCTTCGGTGGCAAATATGTAGCCGGTGATGAACCGATTCCCCGAGGAGATAATGTAGTTGGATCCGTGGAGGCTGGTTGTCATACGGCTGTTCACAGATGGGTTGGGAACCCTGATCCAAAAGGGAATAAAGAGGACATGGGCAACTTCTACTCTGCGGGATATGATCCTTTGTTCTACGTCCACCATTCTAATGTGGACCGAATGTGGACTCTTTGGAAGCAAATGGGAGGCAAAGAACCGACAGATACTGACTGGGAAAACGCGTCATACGTGTTTTACGATGAGAAACAAAATCCCGTACGTGTCTACAACAAACAATCGGTGGATTTGAGCAACCTTAAATACGAATACCACAGCTCAGCCACTCCATGGACGGATAGACCACCAAGATCACGCTGCAACAGACCCGGTTACCCGAAGAGGAACAACACAAAGGACTTCCCAAATCAGAAGGACCCGCCAGAAGCTTTGACATTAACCGATAGTACTGTGAGGCTTCGAGTAAAGAGGCCTCCTGCTTCTAAAAACAGGAACGCTGAGCAAAAGAAAAGTGAAAAAGAGATCTTGTGCTTGATTGGAATCAGTTTCGATTGTACCGAAGCTGCAAAATTTGACGTGTTTGTGAATGATTGTGACGAAGAACAGATCACCCCGTGTGATAGTGAGAATGTGGGTTCTTTCGCGGCTGTTCCACATGCTAAAGGCATGGCAATGGGTTGCAAGTCTGGGATGAGGTTTTCGTTAACAGAGTTGTTGGAGGAAACAAAAGCTGAGGGGGATGAGTCTATTCGGGTGACAATTGTGCCGAGGACGACACCCGGCAAGAAAGTCAAAGTCACCATTGATGCTATCGAGATCCGGTTGATTCCGGTTCTTGAAAAATAA